In the Sorghum bicolor cultivar BTx623 chromosome 4, Sorghum_bicolor_NCBIv3, whole genome shotgun sequence genome, cgacgacggcttcctcGGGAGCACGGCCGGGACCCAGACGGCCTCGGGTCAGGACTTCTTCGCTGGGACCAACTCCTCCTCCGATCAGCAGAATGTCAATGGTCAGCACGATCAGGGAGGTGGCACCAGCACTGCAGTGGACCCAGCAGATCCCAAGTCTTGGGAGGCCATGTACCCTGGGTGGAAGTACGACGAGGCATCGCAGCAGTGGTACCAGCTTGATGGCAGTGTAAATTCAACCGGGAATGCAGCTCAGGTGCTGGAGAATAGCAATCAGAATGCGCAGCAGCAGCTCAACACGTCTTACCTGCACAATTCGTCGCATGCGGGGCTCGAGACAATTGCTGAGGAGGGCACTGCCGCAGCCGGTGCTGTCTCAAGTTGGGGCCAAGGGGCCGCCTCAGAGTACCCACCCAACATGCTCTTCTACGCAGAATACCCTGGTTGGTACTTTGACACCAACACTCAGCAGTGGCACTCGCTTGAGTCGTACCAGCAGGCTGCTATGCAGGCTGGAACAGCTAGCACGGGTCAGACTGTTGTTGCAAACGATGTTGTTGCTGCGAATTCCTCCTCGCTGACAGGCTATAATGCTGCACAAACTGAGGATGTTGCTGCCCACAATCAGGTGACCCATCACAATTCATTCTCAAATAGTTTCACTCTGCAGAACCAATGGCAGACTACGGATGCATTTGGTAACAATGTACGATCTGAAAGTGCTACAGATAACAGCCTGGCTAGTAGTTTCTATGGTTTTGAACAAAACAGGAATGCTGAGACTACCACTTCCTCTACGAGCCAACAGGCTGGTTTTAACACAGTTGAAACTGTTACAGATCACTATGGTGCACGCAAGGGCTTTGAATCATCAAGTCTTCAGAGTGGTTATAGCTCATCTGACAGTCAACAATCCAGTTACAAGGCATTCGAACCTTCCACGCGTTATAAGGCTGGTTACAAAGCGTTTGAACCTGCCATGGATAACCAGAGTGGCTACAAGGCATTCAAACCTTCTACGGGTCACCATAGTGCTTCCCAGGGATTCATGCCCTCCACGGGTCACCGGACTGATTTCAAGGGTTCCAGAGCTTCCACAGTTCACCAGGCTGGTTACAAAGAGTTTGAAACTTCTACAGGTTACAGTACAAGTTTCAAGGCATTTGAACCCTCTTCATCTCAACATGCTGGTTACAAGGGTTCCCAACCTAACTACACGGGATTTGACAGTTCTGCAAACCACCATGGTTATGGTGATGCCAATGGTGTTGTGAGTACTCAAGGCTTTGTCCCAATGCAAACCACGTACCAAGGCCAGAAACAAGTAAATGCAACCTCGCAAGGGCACCTGTCAAATAGTTATTTTGGTACTGAAAACTCCATGAACTTTAATCAGCAACAATTTCTGGGTGCAAATGCGTCAAACTTGCAATTCGATCACTCCCCACATGAAGGCAGGTCATCGGCTGGTCGACCACCGCATGCCCTTGTTACTTTTGGGTTTGGAGGGAAGCTCATAGTTTTGAAAGAAACTAGCTCCATGCCCGCAAGCTTTAACACTGGAAATCAGGTATCACAATAGTTTCCTTTTGTAACGTATTTTGTAATGAAGGAACATATTTGAGTTGACTAAATtactaaaatattttttttctttttcttcttgcaGTTCAAGGGTAACTCTAGTAGCACAGTTTCAGTTCTTAATCTGTCGGAGGTGGTCATTGATAGAGTTGATCCTTCAAGCATCACTAATGGTAGTGCACTTAGTTATTTCCATGCTCTGTGCCATCAACCTGTTCCTGGCCCTCTGGTTGGTGGAAGTGCTGCATCAAAGGATGTAAATAAGTGGCTTGATGAAATGATTGCATGGTACGAGTCTTCCTCTAGTGAATTCCAGAAAGGTGATACTCGCAAGTTGCTTATTTCATTGTTGAAGATACTATCTCAGCACTATGGAAAACTCCGTTCACCTTTTGCGTCTGACCCATTGCAAGAGGTACTTCCTCTCATACTCTATTCTGTAATTGAATGTTCATTTATATATCTCCTCTGTTTTCTCTGGTCTGCTTTCCTTTTCTATCCTTATTTATTTTTACGACTTGCATTAGAAAACATTGTGCCATGGTGATTTGTTTCGAGTTGGATGGTGTAAACCAAAACATAAGTTGGATAAGCTACTAAACTTCAGATTTATATATACTCATACAACCTAGAATTTTTTTACGAACAGTGTTTCAACCATGTAAAGTTATAAATACCTGTGATCAGCATTGTCACATGGGAACTTTGCTCGATTTCATATTTTCATGTTTGATTATGATGGGGGATTCAACTACTTTCTTAACTCGTAGTTTGTAAACAATGTCTAATTTTATATTTGTGCATAATTGTTACATGAATTCTTTATAATAGGAGACAAATGGTCCAGAAATGGCAGTAACTAAGCTATTTTCATCGTGTAAGAGAAGCACTGCTCATATGGGAGATTATGGATCCATTGTTCCGTGCATGAAAAATATTGCTTCAGAAAGTCAGATGCAggtaatttttatttataatattCTGCCCTTTATTTTTAGCAAATGTCCCTTATTGAAACAACTACTATTCTTTTAGGCTGTTGCACAAGAGGTGCAAAGTCTTCTAGTTTCTGGGAGAAGAAAAGAGGCCCTTCAGTGTGCCCAGAGAGGTCAACTTTGGGGACCTGCAATCATACTGGCATTGCAGCTTGGTGATCAGGTCTGTTTGACTTTAAACAACCCCCCTTTCGTAACGTAGCATGTTGCTCGACTTCCTGTAATCCTGCCTGGTTTTCATTTCCATGTTAGATTCATTGTTTTTTTCCTGGACTGTTGGTACAGTTTTATGTGGATACAGTGAAGAAAATGGCTCACTTCCATTTTGTATCTGGGTCCCCTCTGCGAACGCTATGCCTTCTCATTGCTGGACAACCTGCAGATGTTTTTAATGTAGAGAACAATGTCAACAGTGACTATGGTACATCCCGTCAACCTATGGAGGTACTTGCAAAGTTAATTGGTCTTTTAGTTGTTAAATGTATTACTGTTATGACCGTCAAGTACTGATTATATAATTCAAattcaaaattataaaaaaaaaatctttacctTGTTGTCATTGCTGATCACCTGTgtgattaatgatttcataatgTCTTGTTTACTGCAatgtcatgacttttgggtatCGTTTATCAATATTTTTTCTGGGTTTCTGTTGTACTATCTAACTTCTTTCACAAtttgttctttttctttcctgagTCAGCCTGGTCCTAATGGTATGTTGGATGATTGGGAGGAGAATTTGGCTATAATTACTGCAAACAGAACGAAAGGTGACGATCTAGTAATCACCCATCTTGGTGATTGCCTCTGGAAAGAAAAATATGAGGTTTGTATCattatatcatatttgtttttagaTTCAGTTTTCCTACTCTTTTGTGTATATGCGGTCAAGTACCTTATGCACAATGTATACAGGTTGCAGCTGCCCATTCATGCTATTTAGTTGCTGAACTAAATATTGATTCATACTCGGAAAGTGCAAGGTTATGCCTCATTGGTGCAGACCACTTGAAGTGTCCTCGAACATTTGCCAGCCCTGAAGCCATTCAGGTTTGGCACTATATGTTTTACCTGCAAAAAAGTTGTGTATGCTGTATGGAGTAGACATTTACTTAAAACATCTTTTTCGCTCAGTTGCCTAGTTAGACATTGCCTAGATGTGGCTAGctttaaaaaatatattatacgGATCCATTGGCAAGATTATGCTTAGTTATTTATTGGTTTATTTTTTTTGCTATTCACTGTCTGGACTAATATCTTCAAAATGCAAACAGAGGACAGAGGTTTATGAATACGCGAAGGTGCTTGGTAATTCTCAGTATATTCTACTACCCTTTCAGCCATATAAGCTGATATATGCATACATGCTTGTGGATGTGGGGAAGGTTTCTGATTCTTTGAGGTATGTTGTTGGCTTGTTCATAACAATCAAATGACACAATCCTTTCCCTAGCTTGTACTTGTACATTATCACGCAGTTGAATATTAACTTCTCTAGGTATTGCCAAGCATCTATGAAGGTGCTGAAAGCCTCTGGTGGTGCCCCTGAATTGGAGGTGTGGAAACAATTATTTTCTTCACTGGAGGAGAGGATACGCACTCACCAGCAGGTATGACCATACCATTTGGTATATTGCTTATTGCAAATCTTTGCTTGCTTTATATCTGGTGTTCTCTTGCTCTTTTCCTTGTTCATTTACAGATTGACCAACTCTCtttgcttgttttttttttctgtaggGTGGATATGGAACAAATCTTGCCCCAGCAAAACTAGTTGGGAAGATTTTTACCTCGCTTGATAAATCTATATCCCACATGATGGGTACACCATCTGCACCACTTCCACCATTACCACATGGATCTGTTAGTGATAGAGAGAGCCACTCTATGCCTGCAGCAGCAAAATTTGGAAATAGCCAATCGGCAATGGCCATGTCATCGTTAATGGCATCTGCTTCAATGCAGTCAATGACTGAGATAGCAGAGAATAGTGGTGGCACTGGCAGGACAATTGCACAGAACAGAAGTGTTTCTGAGCCGGAGTTCGGTAGAACATCAAAACAGGTACTTGCAAAGAGAAATTTTAAGACATTAATTTCTGGTTATGTTGAATTTGAAAGATCATATGGTATTTCTCCCCTTGTCTCATTTGAAAAACCTAACAGGGTGCTGGATCAGATGGCACACAGAGTAGTGCATCAGGATCTGGTAGTTCTCGATTTGGTTGGCTAGTGCAGAAGACTATGGATTTAGTGTCGAAATCCCACCGCCAGGTATTTTTTACTAAGTTATGAAATGACTATTTCCAGTTTTTGCCTCCATCTTGTCTCTTCTATATGCAACACCAACCTTAAGATCCTATTTCTGTTATGAAGGCAAAATTAGGGGATCAGAACAAATTTTACTATGATGAAAAGTTGAAGCGGTGGGTGGAAGAaggtgctgctgttcctgccgaggagcctcct is a window encoding:
- the LOC8085167 gene encoding protein transport protein SEC16A homolog, whose amino-acid sequence is MDSSSPFSPDDQTDADFFDKLVDDDDDPAPPPATDLPRPVSATSLNAADDPPAPEPQPPVPAPPEGSGKGGAGVHTAVKQVQWASFGGGADDGPDPFADLSGGAGDDDGFLGSTAGTQTASGQDFFAGTNSSSDQQNVNGQHDQGGGTSTAVDPADPKSWEAMYPGWKYDEASQQWYQLDGSVNSTGNAAQVLENSNQNAQQQLNTSYLHNSSHAGLETIAEEGTAAAGAVSSWGQGAASEYPPNMLFYAEYPGWYFDTNTQQWHSLESYQQAAMQAGTASTGQTVVANDVVAANSSSLTGYNAAQTEDVAAHNQVTHHNSFSNSFTLQNQWQTTDAFGNNVRSESATDNSLASSFYGFEQNRNAETTTSSTSQQAGFNTVETVTDHYGARKGFESSSLQSGYSSSDSQQSSYKAFEPSTRYKAGYKAFEPAMDNQSGYKAFKPSTGHHSASQGFMPSTGHRTDFKGSRASTVHQAGYKEFETSTGYSTSFKAFEPSSSQHAGYKGSQPNYTGFDSSANHHGYGDANGVVSTQGFVPMQTTYQGQKQVNATSQGHLSNSYFGTENSMNFNQQQFLGANASNLQFDHSPHEGRSSAGRPPHALVTFGFGGKLIVLKETSSMPASFNTGNQFKGNSSSTVSVLNLSEVVIDRVDPSSITNGSALSYFHALCHQPVPGPLVGGSAASKDVNKWLDEMIAWYESSSSEFQKGDTRKLLISLLKILSQHYGKLRSPFASDPLQEETNGPEMAVTKLFSSCKRSTAHMGDYGSIVPCMKNIASESQMQAVAQEVQSLLVSGRRKEALQCAQRGQLWGPAIILALQLGDQFYVDTVKKMAHFHFVSGSPLRTLCLLIAGQPADVFNVENNVNSDYGTSRQPMEPGPNGMLDDWEENLAIITANRTKGDDLVITHLGDCLWKEKYEVAAAHSCYLVAELNIDSYSESARLCLIGADHLKCPRTFASPEAIQRTEVYEYAKVLGNSQYILLPFQPYKLIYAYMLVDVGKVSDSLRYCQASMKVLKASGGAPELEVWKQLFSSLEERIRTHQQGGYGTNLAPAKLVGKIFTSLDKSISHMMGTPSAPLPPLPHGSVSDRESHSMPAAAKFGNSQSAMAMSSLMASASMQSMTEIAENSGGTGRTIAQNRSVSEPEFGRTSKQGAGSDGTQSSASGSGSSRFGWLVQKTMDLVSKSHRQAKLGDQNKFYYDEKLKRWVEEGAAVPAEEPPLPPPPTKPSFQNGMPDHKLNGPVSVNHAPNGVTEWKSSNSSDQGGLGMPPIPPSQNQFSARGRMGVRSRYVDTFNKSGASGAVPSYNKPAAPSVTPPAGAKFFMPTAAPAAADQMVPHQAAEIHSETIHQDERSASPPAETSISSTPPPTQFSSPPPHLQFSSPMQSTIHRQSSMENISTPYLGSGVSSLSSSSSFSKSRAASWSGTYSEQYSAFAGTQSPDRQTMPSPLMPGKPSHSRSNSNSSLQLNGLAEDLHEVEL